The following is a genomic window from Nicotiana tabacum cultivar K326 chromosome 3, ASM71507v2, whole genome shotgun sequence.
gaccttgaaatcggTTCAGCACGAGGAGGCActaccgcttttcctttagatgGAAGTGAAGAAGAGGGGGTCACGTTCTCCTAAGAAGAAGAGGCGGAAGTTTCGCCATTCCTAAAAGATTTCAGAGGAGAAAGGGAAGTTGCGTTtcgaagaaagaacaaaagtaaagGTAGAAGGAACCTTTTTGGGGGCTTGGCGGTGCAGTAAGTTATAAAGAACGAGAGGGGAAGTATTTATAGAGGCCCCACACGCGCGTTGAAGAAGGCCAAGAGACAGCCAACTGCTGTAATAAATGCGAAGGCTTTCAAAAGCTGTGTGTACGCCATCTTTTATCACCTTCTGACTGTCGTCGCTACGAAAGTACCGGAGAGGTAGATATTCAAGATCATTTCTTAtcactttcactctaagaaacgcgtggactatctatatatggtaaaattggagggtccaattttccatcaTTATGATGCCTCGCAAGCATATTTCACAGGTTCGAGACTATGGTCGAGGTTCACCCTCGAGGGTTATTGACGCTCGAACTCGAGGCAGCGCAAACCAACAACTATGATGAAAAGTGAGGAGTTCCCAAGGAGCATAACTGGAGCTGACAAAGTCTAGTAAGCTAAGTTCAGACCCGAAACATGACATcaactagctgtcccatctccatatctttgtaataaacgTATTCTGTACTATGTTGATATTTCCCcccatatataaaggggatctttgTCATTTTGTAGTCACCCGTTTCTCAATACGAAACActcaagaacattctctctgctctctaacacattcttcCGACCTCTTTACTTGCATTTATTGTTcatatttattgttcttcatttattacttattattagccataaagagccatcattgatttatttataaccATTATGCTCCATCGACTACCCCTGGAGGGATATtagactcgaccccgaggccccgaATAAGCAAGCTTGAGGCTCCGATCGACCTCCATTCGGTTCGGTTAATGTCTTGTCTTAAGCTCATATCTTGACTCCAAGTAcctcacttagcatctattgccctaacaactagcataaaaatagatcacgtatttttaaaaccacaaaatcaaatttaattattattaccatttttgcGGTAAACAAATACTATAGTGGTAGACTTGATAATGATTCTCTGTCTAAGTGTGAAATTTGTCCATTAGCACGACAAACTAGAGTTCTTTTTCCAACTAGCACTAGCAGAAGTTTACATAGTTTTGATTTGATCCATATGGATGTGTGGGGACCTTATAAGATTGCTACTTACGATGGTATGAAATATTTTCTTACATTAGTTGATGACTTTACCAGATGGACTTGGGTGTTTCTTATGAGACTAAAACTTTGATGTTACTTTCTTGCTCAAAAACTTTATTGCTATGATTAAAACATAGTTTGGGAAGCAAATTAAAGTTTTTAGATCAGACATTGTGAGTGAGTTTTTTAACAATGCATGTAGTGATTTATTTCAAATGCATGTGATTGTCCATCAAAGCTCCTGTCCATGTACTCCCAACAGAATGGAGTTGTGGAAAGGAGACACAGACATATACTTGAAACTGCACGAACAATCAGATTTCAAGGGCACTTACCTATCAGATACCGGGGACATTGCATTGATGCTGCTGTATATATTATCAATAGAATTCCTTCTTCTGTTTTAGCAAACAAGTCACCATATGAATTGCTTCTGAGTAAGACACCTTCTTTAACATATTTGAAGGTTATTGGATGTCTATGTTTTGCTACTAATCTGACAGGCCATGATAAATTTGCACCTAGAGCTGTGAGGTTAGTCTTCCTAGGATATGTTGCACATCAGAAAGGTTAGACTTTTGGATCTGGAGAATAAAGTGTTTTTTATAAGTAGAGATGTAGTGTTCTATGGGGATATATTTCCTTTTCATATAGCAGAAGACTCATCAGAGTCATTATTCTTGGACATAACTCCAGTGCCAAGGCAAGATTTGGATGAAGAAGAAAATACGGTAGTTAGTTCTGTTGATGTAACCAATGTGCCATGCTCATCTAATATAACTCCTAATGCAAACAATGTGCCATGCTCATCTAATATAACTCTTGCTGCAACCAATGTGCCATGCTCACCTACTGTGGCTCCTGCTCTTTTAGATGAACAAAACATTTCATATCCTGTTAAGCATAACAATGTGGAGAGTCTTGGAGATTCTTCTGCTTTGCTTAATGCTGAGGGAATAAGGAAGCCAGCTAGAGTATCTAAGACCCCCATATGGCTTAAGGATTATGTCAGAAATGACAAGAGAAGTACTGCAAGCTGCTGCAGATACCCTATCTCAGAAGTAATTAGATATGAAGCGATTTACTTAAAATACCAAAGCTATTTGGCTAATTTTTTATCTGAGGTGGAACCTACATCATATTTAGAAGCAGTAAAAGGCAAACGATAGATAGAGGCAATGCATGCAGAAATCAAGGCACTAGAGGATAACAAGACTTGGGAATTAGTATATTTGCCACAAGAACAGAAGGCAATAGGATGCAAATGGGTATACAAGATCAAATATAAAGCATCAAGAGAAATTGAAAGATTCAAAGCTCGTTTGGTAGCTAAAGGGTATAATCAGAGAGAAGGTTTGGGCTATCAAAAAACATTTTCACCTGTGGTGAAAATGGTTACTGTTAGAAGTGTGATATCTATTGCAACATCGAGGCAATGGTCTATTCATCAAAGGGATGTATACAATGCTTTTTTGCAAGGGGATCTATCTGTGGAGGTGTATATGAAAATACCTCAAGGCTTAAATGGATCAAAAGATAAATTCAAAGTTTGCAAACTGCTTAAGTCTCTCTATGGACTTAAGCAGGCATCCAGACAATGGAACCTCAAGCTAACATCAGCCTTATTGGATGCTGGTTTTCAGCAGAGTCACTTGGATTATTCCCTATTCATTAAAAGAGCAGCAGATCACATAGTGGTTGTTCTAGTCTCTTATCACTGGTGATAGTCCTGTTATGATCAAACAAGACTAAGGATGATTTGCAAGCCTCATTTAAGATCAAGGACCTAGGGGAACTCAAATACTTCCTAGGCATAGAGTTTGCAAGAAACAATGATGGTATACTGATGCACCAACGCAAATATGCCCTAGAACTCATAGCTGAGTTGGGGTTCTCAGGTTCCAAGCCTGTATCCTGTCCTATAGATACCAATGTGAAGCTTATAACTAATGAATTTGACACTCATACAGGTTCATCTGATGACACATTACTGAGTCATCCAGGACCATATAAGAGACTCTTAGGAAAGCTTCTTTACTTAACTGTCACAAGGCCAGTTATTTCTTTTGCTGTTCAGAGTTTAAGCCAATTCATGCATAGTCCTAAAGTCTCTCGTATGGAAGCTGCACTCAAGGTGGTCAGGTATATCAAGAACAATCTTGGATTGGGAGTTCTCTTGTCTGCTTATTGTTTTGAATCATTATCAGCATTTTGTGATGCAGACCGGGTTGCATGTCCTAACACACGCAAGTTAGTTATAAGTTACTTTGTTAATTTTGGTTCTTCCTTGATATCTTAGAAGTCTAAGAAACAATCCACTATTTCTAGAAGTTCAGCTGAAGCTGAATATTGCAGCCTAGCATCCATTGTTGCGGAGATTGTCTGGATTCTTGGTTTACTCAAGGAGCTGGGAGTGCAACATGATTCTTCTGTGCCTATCTACAGTGATAGTAAATCAACTCTTGCTATTGCTGCCAATCCTGTCTTTCGCGAACGAACAAAGCATATTGATATTGATTGCCATTTCATCCGTGAAA
Proteins encoded in this region:
- the LOC107815613 gene encoding uncharacterized protein LOC107815613 → MTLSVAILIERNDCSRREQHPFHRDQVRSLYSDKVAHPPSVPNFFNASKEDPQNLAVELNQTPMEETRALHPDQNGVVERRHRHILETARTIRFQGHLPIRYRGHCIDAAVIGCLCFATNLTGHDKFAPRAVRLVFLGYVAHQKAEDSSESLFLDITPVPRQDLDEEENTVVSSVDVTNVPCSSNITPNANNVPCSSNITLAATNVPCSPTVAPALLDEQNISYPVKHNNVESLGDSSALLNAEGIRKPARVSKTPIWLKDYVRNDKRSTASCCRYPISEVIRYEAIYLKYQSYLANFLSEVEPTSYLEAVKGKR